A single window of Strix uralensis isolate ZFMK-TIS-50842 chromosome 28, bStrUra1, whole genome shotgun sequence DNA harbors:
- the ANK1 gene encoding ankyrin-1 isoform X2: MAQAAKQLKKIKDIEAQALQEQKEKEESNRKRRNRSRDRKKKADAATSFLRAARSGNLDKALDHLRNGVDINTCNQNGLNALHLASKEGHVKMVVELLHKEIILETTTKKGNTALHIAALAGQLDVVRELVNYGANVNAQSQKGFTPLYMAAQENHLEVVKFLLENGANQNVATEDGFTPLAVALQQGHENVVAHLINYGTKGKVRLPALHIAARNDDTRTAAVLLQNDPNADVLSKTGFTPLHIAAHYENLSVAQLLLNRGASVNFTPQNGITPLHIASRRGNIIMVRLLLDRGAHIETRTKDELTPLHCAARNGHVRIAEILLDHGAPIQAKTKNGLSPIHMAAQGDHLDCVRLLLQYSAEIDDITLDHLTPLHVAAHCGHHRVAKLLVEKGAKPNSRALNGFTPLHIACKKNHIRVMELLLKTGASIDAVTESGLTPLHVAAFMGHLPIVKTLLQRGASPNVSNVKVETPLHMAARAGHTDVAKYLLQNKAKANAKAKDDQTPLHCAARIGHTSMVQLLLESNANPNLATTAGHTPLHIASREGHVDTALALLQKGASQTCMTKKGFTPLHVAAKYGKVDVAELLLARDAHPNAAGKNGLTPLHVAVHHNNLEIVKLLLPKGSSPHSSAWNGYTPLHIAAKQNQMEVASSLLQYGASANAESVQGVTPLHLASQEGHADMVALLFSKQANGDLGNKSGLTPLHLVAQEGHVLVADVLVKHGVTVDATTRMGYTPLHVASHYGNIKLVKFLLQHEADVNAKTKLGYTPLHQAAQQGHTDVVTLLLKHGASPNEISTNGTTPLAIAKRLGYISVTDVLKIVTEETDIPSVSDKHRMSFPETVDEILDVSEDEEEELVAPKPRMPDARDQEGKREMLEFVTTMTLEQMVESPAVLQVPCIPPETVVTRVEETEQVGPVETEAEQVSLLHAPSVSPQEPSKEFDEDSLIPSSPATETSDNISPVASPVHTGFLVSFMVDARGGSMRGSRHHGLRVVIPPRACAAPTRITCRLVKPQKLPAPPQLADGEALASRIIALGPAGAQFLSPVVVEIPHFASYGRRDRELVVLRSENGSVWKEHCNRYEESYMDQLLNGMDEELESLEELEKKRVRRIITSDFPLYFVVMSRICQDCDQIGPEGGRLQSTLVPMVQATFPDSAVTKGVKLALQAQPVPDELVTKLLGNQATFSPIVTVEPRRRKFHRPIGLRIPLPPSWKDNPRDSGEGDTTSLRLLCSVIGGTAQAQWEDITGTTKLVYENECANFTTNVSARFWLADCPRTAEAVHFATMLYKELTAMPYMAKFVVFAKMNDAREGRLRCYCMTDDKVDKTLEQHENFTEVARSRDIEVVEGMPLHVELSGNLVPVKKATQPRTFLFQSFRENRLVIPIKVRDSSREASGSLSFLRKAMKYEDLQHVLCHLNISIPPCTKGSGSEERRRTLTPLSLRERYSILSETSFGSLSSTDKADQKMVDIAEQLGLSWAELARELQFGVDDINRIRVENPNSLLEQSIALLNLWVSREGKSVRIESLYTALRNIDRSEIVNTLEGSSRQSRSLKGSWRYTDRDYSLSPSQMNGYASLQDELLSPASLHYTLPSPLRADQYWNEVAIMDAIPMAATEQDALMEMSDMQVWSSGLTPSLVTAEDSSLECSKAEDSDATSEGRFPGQLLADTHGPDHLGSMDLVEDDTVDSDAMNGLIDLLEQEEGQRPEGKMPACDRQPETGEQDPETEASFVSVQQKVQARITTSPTVSHVVDKSADRLRDWNAEGSFISCLQDLTAGSWQEGVTRRLLPTHTMASGAQGQEQEQVLVPAAELMRVSSAEDSDWQPQHPMGGWQEEADSDFFGQGNEVLHLPGEQVTEEQFTDDQGNIITKKVIRKVVHQLGPGGRDDRQEQEELILEGSLQEPQDLETEDDHFMKYSILHRDSLGAKEEVRVRVPKPEVSGGRMGAQIVKRASLKRGKQ, from the exons gctgATGCTGCAACCAGTTTCTTGAGAGCTGCAAGATCCGGGAATCTGGACAAAGCCTTGGATCACCTCAGGAATGGGGTAGATATTAACACCTGTAACCAG AATGGGCTGAACGCCTTGCACCTGGCCTCCAAGGAGGGCCACGTGAAAATGGTGGTGGAGCTGCTGCACAAGGAGATCATTTTGGAGACAACAACCAAG AAGGGAAACACAGCCCTGCACATTGCTGCCCTGGCTGGACAACTGGACGTGGTCCGGGAACTGGTGAACTATGGGGCCAACGTCAATGCGCAGTCACAG AAAGGCTTCACGCCCCTCTACATGGCAGCGCAGGAAAACCACCTGGAAGTTGTTAAGTTCTTGCTGGAAAATGGAGCCAACCAGAATGTAGCCACAGAG GATGGCTTTACGCCACTAGCTGTGGCTCTGCAGCAAGGGCATGAGAACGTGGTTGCTCACCTTATCAACTATGGGACAAAGGGTAAAGTCCGCCTGCCCGCCCTGCACATTGCAGCCCGCAACGACGACACTCGCAcagctgctgtcctgctgcagaaTGACCCCAATGCTGATGTCCTCTCCAAG ACTGGATTTACCCCCTTGCACATTGCAGCCCACTACGAGAATCTCAGTGTGGCCCAATTACTGCTGAACCGTGGAGCCAGTGTCAACTTCACACCCCAG AATGGGATCACTCCCCTGCACATAGCCTCCCGCCGGGGCAACATCATCATGGTACGACTGCTGCTGGACCGCGGGGCCCATATAGAGACAAGGACCAAG GATGAGCTGACCCCTCTCCACTGTGCAGCTCGTAATGGACATGTGCGAATTGCGGAGATCCTGCTGGACCATGGGGCTCCCATTCAAGCCAAAACCAAG AACGGCTTGTCGCCGATCCACATGGCAGCGCAGGGCGACCACCTGGACTGCGTGCGCCTGCTCCTGCAGTACAGCGCCGAGATCGACGACATCACCTTGGACCACCTAACGCCGCTGCACGTGGCCGCACACTGCGGGCACCACCGCGTGGCCAAGCTGCTGGTGGAGAAGGGGGCCAAGCCCAACTCCCGGGCCCTG AATGGCTTCACGCCACTCCATATTGCTTGCAAGAAGAACCACATCCGGGTGATGGAGCTGTTGCTGAAGACGGGTGCCTCCATCGATGCCGTCACGGAG TCTGGCCTGACCCCCCTGCATGTGGCTGCCTTCATGGGGCACTTGCCCATCGTCAAGACCCTGCTACAGCGTGGAGCCTCTCCTAATGTGTCCAATGTG AAAGTGGAGACGCCCCTACACATGgcagccagagctgggcacaCAGATGTGGCAAAGTACCTGCTACAGAACAAAGCCAAAGCCAATGCCAAGGCCAAG GATGACCAGACtcctctgcactgtgctgcacGCATTGGCCACACCAGCATGGTCCAGCTCCTGCTGGAGAGCAACGCCAACCCCAACCTAGCTACGACAGCGGGGCACACGCCCCTGCACATCGCCTCTAGAGAGGGGCATGTGGACAcggccctggccctgctgcagaaGGGAGCCTCCCAGACCTGCATGACCAAG AAAGGATTTACCCCTCTCCACGTTGCAGCCAAGTACGGGAAGGTGGAtgtggcagagctgctgctggcgcGTGACGCTCACCCCAATGCAGCAGGGAAG aaTGGCCTGACCCCGCTGCATGTGGCCGTGCACCACAACAACCTGGAGATCGTCAAGCTGCTGCTTCCCAAGGGGAGCTCCCCGCACAGCTCAGCCTGG AACGGGTACACCCCCCTGCACATTGCTGCCAAGCAGAACCAGATGGAGGTGGCCAGCAGCTTGCTGCAGTATGGGGCCTCTGCAAATGCGGAGTCTGTGCAGGGAGTCACCCCCCTACACCTGGCTTCCCAGGAGGGGCATGCGGACATGGTGGCGCTGCTTTTCTCCAAACAAGCCAACGGTGACCTGGGCAACAAG AGTGGCCTGACTCCTCTCCATCTTGTGGCGCAAGAGGGGCACGTGCTGGTTGCTGATGTTCTGGTGAAACACGGAGTCACAGTGGACGCAACAACCAGG ATGGGCTATACCCCACTCCATGTGGCCAGCCACTATGGGAACATCAAGCTGGTGAAGTTTTTGCTGCAGCATGAGGCTGATGTCAATGCCAAGACTAAG CTGGGCTACACCCCTCTGCACCAAGCAGCGCAGCAGGGCCACACGGACGTTGTGACGCTGCTGCTGAAGCACGGTGCCTCTCCCAACGAGATCAGCACG AACGGCACCACTCCCCTGGCCATTGCAAAGCGGCTTGGCTACATTTCTGTCACAGATGTGCTCAAGATCGTCACAGAGGAAACCGACATCCCG TCAGTCAGTGACAAGCACCGCATGAGCTTCCCGGAGACTGTAGATGAGATTCTGGATGTGTCAGAGGATGAAG AGGAGGAACTGGTCGCACCAAAGCCCAGGATGCCCGATGCCAGGGACCAGGAGGGCAAGAGGGAGATGCTGGAGTTTGTGACCACAATGACACTGGAGCAAAT GGTGGAGTCTCCAGCTGTCCTGCAGGTCCCCTGCATCCCACCCGAGACTGTGGTGACCAGAGTGGAGGAGACTGAGCAGGTAGGACCCGTGGAGACAGAAGCTGAGCAAGTCAGCCTGCTGCATGCACCCTCGGTGTCCCCGCAGGAG CCCTCCAAGGAGTTCGACGAGGACTCCCTGAtccccagcagccctgccacCGAGACCTCGGATAACATCAGCCCAGTGGCCAGCCCCGTGCACACAGG GTTCCTGGTGAGCTTCATGGTGGACGCCCGCGGCGGCTCCATGCGAGGCAGCCGGCACCATGGGCTGCGCGTGGTCATCCCGCCCCGCGCCTGCGCCGCGCCAACCCGCATCACCTGCCGCCTGGTGAAGCCCCAGAAGCTGCCCGCGCCCCCGCAGCTGGCTGACGGGGAGGCTCTGGCCAGCCGGATCATCGCCCTGGGGCCCGCCGGTGCCCAGTTCCTCAG CCCCGTCGTTGTGGAGATCCCACACTTCGCCTCGTATGGGCGCAGAGACCGTGAGCTGGTGGTGCTGCGCAGCGAGAACGGCTCTGTCTGGAAGGAGCACTGCAACCGCTACGAGGAGAGCTACATGGACCAGCTGCTTAACGGCATGGATGAGG AGCTGGAGAGCCTGGAAGAGCTGGAGAAGAAGAGGGTCCGCCGCATCATCACCAGTGACTTCCCTCTCTACTTCGTGGTCATGTCCCGGATTTGCCAGGACTGTGATCAGATCGGCCCCGAGGGAGGGCGTTTGCAGAGCACACTGGTGCCCATGGTACAGGCCACCTTCCCAGACAGCGCTGTCACCAAGGGAGTGAAGCTGGCCCTGCAG GCGCAGCCCGTGCCCGACGAGCTGGTGACCAAGCTGCTGGGGAACCAGGCGACCTTCAGCCCCATCGTCACGGTGGAGCCGCGCCGGAGGAAGTTCCACCGCCCCATCGGCCTCCGCATCCCACTGCCGCCGTCCTGGAAGGACAATCCCCGGGACAGCGGTGAGGGTGACACCACCAGCCTGCGCCTTCTCTGCAGTGTGATCG gagggacAGCCCAAGCCCAGTGGGAAGACATAACAGGCACCACAAAGCTGGTCTATGAAAACGAGTGTGCTAACTTTACCACCAACGTGTCTGCCAG GTTCTGGCTGGCTGACTGCCCGCGCACAGCCGAGGCCGTGCACTTTGCTACAATGCTGTACAAGGAGCTGACAGCCATGCCCTACATGGCCAAATTCGTGGTGTTTGCCAAGATGAATGATGCACGGGAAGGCCGACTGCGCTGCTACTGCATGACTGATGACAAGGTTGACAAGACTTTAGAGCAGCATGAGAACTTCACTGAGGTGGCCCGCAGCAGGGACATTGAG GTAGTAGAGGGGATGCCTTTGCACGTTGAGCTCTCAGGGAACCTGGTGCCTGTCAAGAAGGCCACTCAGCCCCGCACCTTCCTCTTCCAGTCCTTCCGGGAGAATCGTCTTGTCATCCCCATCAAG GTTCGGGACAGCAGCCGGGAAGCCAGTGGCTCCCTGTCTTTCTTGCGCAAGGCCATGAAATATGAGGACCTCCAGCATGTGCTCTGCCACCTGAACATCAGCATACCGCCCTGCACCAAG GGGAGCGGCAGTGAGGAGCGGAGGAGGACGCTGACGCCGTTGTCTCTGCGGGAGCGGTACAGCATCCTAAGCGAGACCAGTTTCG gctCTCTGAGCAGCACGGACAAGGCAGACCAGAAGATGGTTGACATAGCAGAACAGCTGGGCCTCAGCTGGGCTG AGCTGGCACGTGAGCTGCAGTTTGGGGTGGATGACATCAACAGGATACGTGTGGAGAACCCCAACTCCCTGCTGGAGCAGAGCATAGCCTTACTCAACCTCTGGGTCAGCCGTGAGGGCAAGAGTGTCAGGA TCGAGAGTCTGTACACGGCACTGAGGAACATCGACCGCAGCGAGAttgtcaacacgctggagggcTCCAGCCGGCAGAGCCGCAGCCTGAAGGGCAGCTGGCGCTACACGGACAGAGACTACTCCCTCTCGCCGTCCCAGATGAATG GTTACGCTTCGCTGCAGGACGAGCTGCTGTCCCCCGCCTCCCTGCATTACACGCTGCCATCCCCGCTGCGTGCCGACCAGTACTGGAATGAGGTGGCCATCATGGATGCTATCCCCATGGCTGCCACCGAGCAGGATGCCCTGATGGAGATGTCCGACATGCAGGTGTGGTCCTCGGGGCTCACCCCCTCGCTGGTGACTGCTGAGGACTCCTCTCTGGAGTGCAGCAAGGCTGAGGACTCGGATGCCACAAGCGAAGGCCGGTTCCCGGGGCAGCTTCTAGCAGACACACATGGCCCAGACCACTTGGGCTCTATGGACCTGGTTGAGGATGACACAGTGGACTCAGATGCCATGAATGGCCTGATTGACCTTCTAGAGCAGGAGGAGGGGCAGAGGCCAGAGGGGAAGATGCCAGCCTGTGATCGCCAGCCAGAGACCGGGGAGCAGGACCCGGAGACTGAGgcttcttttgtttcagttcagCAGAAAGTGCAAGCCAGGATCACGACATCACCTACTGTTAGCCATGTCGTGGACAAGAGCGCAGACAG GCTGAGGGACTGGAATGCAGAAGGCTCCTTTATCTCCTGCCTACAGGACCTGACAGCGGGCTCCTGGCAGGAGGGGGTCACCCGAAGGCTGCTCCCGACGCACACCATGGCCTCCGGGGCACAGGGCCAGGAGCAAGAGCAGGTCCTGGTGCCGGCCGCGGAGCTGATGCGGGtcagctctgcagaggacagcgactggcagccccagcaccccatgggcggctggcaggaggaggcagacAGCGACTTCTTTGGGCAG GGGAACGAAGTCCTTCACCTGCCTGGAGAGCAGGTGACTGAGGAGCAGTTCACAGATGATCAAGGCAATATCATCACCAAGAAG GTCATCCGGAAGGTCGTGCATCAGCTGGGCCCTGGTGGCAGGGAtgacaggcaggagcaggaggagctgatTCTGGAGGGCTCCCTGCAGGAGCCCCAGGACCTGGAGACTGAGGACGATCACTTCATGAAATACTCCATCCTGCACCGGGACAGTCTGGGGGCCAAG GAGGAGGTGCGAGTGCGTGTCCCGAAACCAGAGGTCTccgggggcaggatgggggctcAGATAGTGAAACGAGCCAGCCTGAAAAGGGGGAAGCAGTGA
- the ANK1 gene encoding ankyrin-1 isoform X9 has translation MAQAAKQLKKIKDIEAQALQEQKEKEESNRKRRNRSRDRKKKADAATSFLRAARSGNLDKALDHLRNGVDINTCNQNGLNALHLASKEGHVKMVVELLHKEIILETTTKKGNTALHIAALAGQLDVVRELVNYGANVNAQSQKGFTPLYMAAQENHLEVVKFLLENGANQNVATEDGFTPLAVALQQGHENVVAHLINYGTKGKVRLPALHIAARNDDTRTAAVLLQNDPNADVLSKTGFTPLHIAAHYENLSVAQLLLNRGASVNFTPQNGITPLHIASRRGNIIMVRLLLDRGAHIETRTKDELTPLHCAARNGHVRIAEILLDHGAPIQAKTKNGLSPIHMAAQGDHLDCVRLLLQYSAEIDDITLDHLTPLHVAAHCGHHRVAKLLVEKGAKPNSRALNGFTPLHIACKKNHIRVMELLLKTGASIDAVTESGLTPLHVAAFMGHLPIVKTLLQRGASPNVSNVKVETPLHMAARAGHTDVAKYLLQNKAKANAKAKDDQTPLHCAARIGHTSMVQLLLESNANPNLATTAGHTPLHIASREGHVDTALALLQKGASQTCMTKKGFTPLHVAAKYGKVDVAELLLARDAHPNAAGKNGLTPLHVAVHHNNLEIVKLLLPKGSSPHSSAWNGYTPLHIAAKQNQMEVASSLLQYGASANAESVQGVTPLHLASQEGHADMVALLFSKQANGDLGNKSGLTPLHLVAQEGHVLVADVLVKHGVTVDATTRMGYTPLHVASHYGNIKLVKFLLQHEADVNAKTKLGYTPLHQAAQQGHTDVVTLLLKHGASPNEISTNGTTPLAIAKRLGYISVTDVLKIVTEETDIPSVSDKHRMSFPETVDEILDVSEDEGTAHVTVMEEELVAPKPRMPDARDQEGKREMLEFVTTMTLEQMVESPAVLQVPCIPPETVVTRVEETEQVGPVETEAEQVSLLHAPSVSPQEPSKEFDEDSLIPSSPATETSDNISPVASPVHTGFLVSFMVDARGGSMRGSRHHGLRVVIPPRACAAPTRITCRLVKPQKLPAPPQLADGEALASRIIALGPAGAQFLSPVVVEIPHFASYGRRDRELVVLRSENGSVWKEHCNRYEESYMDQLLNGMDEELESLEELEKKRVRRIITSDFPLYFVVMSRICQDCDQIGPEGGRLQSTLVPMVQATFPDSAVTKGVKLALQAQPVPDELVTKLLGNQATFSPIVTVEPRRRKFHRPIGLRIPLPPSWKDNPRDSGEGDTTSLRLLCSVIGGTAQAQWEDITGTTKLVYENECANFTTNVSARFWLADCPRTAEAVHFATMLYKELTAMPYMAKFVVFAKMNDAREGRLRCYCMTDDKVDKTLEQHENFTEVARSRDIEVVEGMPLHVELSGNLVPVKKATQPRTFLFQSFRENRLVIPIKVRDSSREASGSLSFLRKAMKYEDLQHVLCHLNISIPPCTKGSGSEERRRTLTPLSLRERYSILSETSFGSLSSTDKADQKMVDIAEQLGLSWAELARELQFGVDDINRIRVENPNSLLEQSIALLNLWVSREGKSVRIESLYTALRNIDRSEIVNTLEGSSRQSRSLKGSWRYTDRDYSLSPSQMNGYASLQDELLSPASLHYTLPSPLRADQYWNEVAIMDAIPMAATEQDALMEMSDMQVWSSGLTPSLVTAEDSSLECSKAEDSDATSEGRFPGQLLADTHGPDHLGSMDLVEDDTVDSDAMNGLIDLLEQEEGQRPEGKMPACDRQPETGEQDPETEASFVSVQQKVQARITTSPTVSHVVDKSADRT, from the exons gctgATGCTGCAACCAGTTTCTTGAGAGCTGCAAGATCCGGGAATCTGGACAAAGCCTTGGATCACCTCAGGAATGGGGTAGATATTAACACCTGTAACCAG AATGGGCTGAACGCCTTGCACCTGGCCTCCAAGGAGGGCCACGTGAAAATGGTGGTGGAGCTGCTGCACAAGGAGATCATTTTGGAGACAACAACCAAG AAGGGAAACACAGCCCTGCACATTGCTGCCCTGGCTGGACAACTGGACGTGGTCCGGGAACTGGTGAACTATGGGGCCAACGTCAATGCGCAGTCACAG AAAGGCTTCACGCCCCTCTACATGGCAGCGCAGGAAAACCACCTGGAAGTTGTTAAGTTCTTGCTGGAAAATGGAGCCAACCAGAATGTAGCCACAGAG GATGGCTTTACGCCACTAGCTGTGGCTCTGCAGCAAGGGCATGAGAACGTGGTTGCTCACCTTATCAACTATGGGACAAAGGGTAAAGTCCGCCTGCCCGCCCTGCACATTGCAGCCCGCAACGACGACACTCGCAcagctgctgtcctgctgcagaaTGACCCCAATGCTGATGTCCTCTCCAAG ACTGGATTTACCCCCTTGCACATTGCAGCCCACTACGAGAATCTCAGTGTGGCCCAATTACTGCTGAACCGTGGAGCCAGTGTCAACTTCACACCCCAG AATGGGATCACTCCCCTGCACATAGCCTCCCGCCGGGGCAACATCATCATGGTACGACTGCTGCTGGACCGCGGGGCCCATATAGAGACAAGGACCAAG GATGAGCTGACCCCTCTCCACTGTGCAGCTCGTAATGGACATGTGCGAATTGCGGAGATCCTGCTGGACCATGGGGCTCCCATTCAAGCCAAAACCAAG AACGGCTTGTCGCCGATCCACATGGCAGCGCAGGGCGACCACCTGGACTGCGTGCGCCTGCTCCTGCAGTACAGCGCCGAGATCGACGACATCACCTTGGACCACCTAACGCCGCTGCACGTGGCCGCACACTGCGGGCACCACCGCGTGGCCAAGCTGCTGGTGGAGAAGGGGGCCAAGCCCAACTCCCGGGCCCTG AATGGCTTCACGCCACTCCATATTGCTTGCAAGAAGAACCACATCCGGGTGATGGAGCTGTTGCTGAAGACGGGTGCCTCCATCGATGCCGTCACGGAG TCTGGCCTGACCCCCCTGCATGTGGCTGCCTTCATGGGGCACTTGCCCATCGTCAAGACCCTGCTACAGCGTGGAGCCTCTCCTAATGTGTCCAATGTG AAAGTGGAGACGCCCCTACACATGgcagccagagctgggcacaCAGATGTGGCAAAGTACCTGCTACAGAACAAAGCCAAAGCCAATGCCAAGGCCAAG GATGACCAGACtcctctgcactgtgctgcacGCATTGGCCACACCAGCATGGTCCAGCTCCTGCTGGAGAGCAACGCCAACCCCAACCTAGCTACGACAGCGGGGCACACGCCCCTGCACATCGCCTCTAGAGAGGGGCATGTGGACAcggccctggccctgctgcagaaGGGAGCCTCCCAGACCTGCATGACCAAG AAAGGATTTACCCCTCTCCACGTTGCAGCCAAGTACGGGAAGGTGGAtgtggcagagctgctgctggcgcGTGACGCTCACCCCAATGCAGCAGGGAAG aaTGGCCTGACCCCGCTGCATGTGGCCGTGCACCACAACAACCTGGAGATCGTCAAGCTGCTGCTTCCCAAGGGGAGCTCCCCGCACAGCTCAGCCTGG AACGGGTACACCCCCCTGCACATTGCTGCCAAGCAGAACCAGATGGAGGTGGCCAGCAGCTTGCTGCAGTATGGGGCCTCTGCAAATGCGGAGTCTGTGCAGGGAGTCACCCCCCTACACCTGGCTTCCCAGGAGGGGCATGCGGACATGGTGGCGCTGCTTTTCTCCAAACAAGCCAACGGTGACCTGGGCAACAAG AGTGGCCTGACTCCTCTCCATCTTGTGGCGCAAGAGGGGCACGTGCTGGTTGCTGATGTTCTGGTGAAACACGGAGTCACAGTGGACGCAACAACCAGG ATGGGCTATACCCCACTCCATGTGGCCAGCCACTATGGGAACATCAAGCTGGTGAAGTTTTTGCTGCAGCATGAGGCTGATGTCAATGCCAAGACTAAG CTGGGCTACACCCCTCTGCACCAAGCAGCGCAGCAGGGCCACACGGACGTTGTGACGCTGCTGCTGAAGCACGGTGCCTCTCCCAACGAGATCAGCACG AACGGCACCACTCCCCTGGCCATTGCAAAGCGGCTTGGCTACATTTCTGTCACAGATGTGCTCAAGATCGTCACAGAGGAAACCGACATCCCG TCAGTCAGTGACAAGCACCGCATGAGCTTCCCGGAGACTGTAGATGAGATTCTGGATGTGTCAGAGGATGAAG GCACTGCTCATGTCACAGTAATGG AGGAGGAACTGGTCGCACCAAAGCCCAGGATGCCCGATGCCAGGGACCAGGAGGGCAAGAGGGAGATGCTGGAGTTTGTGACCACAATGACACTGGAGCAAAT GGTGGAGTCTCCAGCTGTCCTGCAGGTCCCCTGCATCCCACCCGAGACTGTGGTGACCAGAGTGGAGGAGACTGAGCAGGTAGGACCCGTGGAGACAGAAGCTGAGCAAGTCAGCCTGCTGCATGCACCCTCGGTGTCCCCGCAGGAG CCCTCCAAGGAGTTCGACGAGGACTCCCTGAtccccagcagccctgccacCGAGACCTCGGATAACATCAGCCCAGTGGCCAGCCCCGTGCACACAGG GTTCCTGGTGAGCTTCATGGTGGACGCCCGCGGCGGCTCCATGCGAGGCAGCCGGCACCATGGGCTGCGCGTGGTCATCCCGCCCCGCGCCTGCGCCGCGCCAACCCGCATCACCTGCCGCCTGGTGAAGCCCCAGAAGCTGCCCGCGCCCCCGCAGCTGGCTGACGGGGAGGCTCTGGCCAGCCGGATCATCGCCCTGGGGCCCGCCGGTGCCCAGTTCCTCAG CCCCGTCGTTGTGGAGATCCCACACTTCGCCTCGTATGGGCGCAGAGACCGTGAGCTGGTGGTGCTGCGCAGCGAGAACGGCTCTGTCTGGAAGGAGCACTGCAACCGCTACGAGGAGAGCTACATGGACCAGCTGCTTAACGGCATGGATGAGG AGCTGGAGAGCCTGGAAGAGCTGGAGAAGAAGAGGGTCCGCCGCATCATCACCAGTGACTTCCCTCTCTACTTCGTGGTCATGTCCCGGATTTGCCAGGACTGTGATCAGATCGGCCCCGAGGGAGGGCGTTTGCAGAGCACACTGGTGCCCATGGTACAGGCCACCTTCCCAGACAGCGCTGTCACCAAGGGAGTGAAGCTGGCCCTGCAG GCGCAGCCCGTGCCCGACGAGCTGGTGACCAAGCTGCTGGGGAACCAGGCGACCTTCAGCCCCATCGTCACGGTGGAGCCGCGCCGGAGGAAGTTCCACCGCCCCATCGGCCTCCGCATCCCACTGCCGCCGTCCTGGAAGGACAATCCCCGGGACAGCGGTGAGGGTGACACCACCAGCCTGCGCCTTCTCTGCAGTGTGATCG gagggacAGCCCAAGCCCAGTGGGAAGACATAACAGGCACCACAAAGCTGGTCTATGAAAACGAGTGTGCTAACTTTACCACCAACGTGTCTGCCAG GTTCTGGCTGGCTGACTGCCCGCGCACAGCCGAGGCCGTGCACTTTGCTACAATGCTGTACAAGGAGCTGACAGCCATGCCCTACATGGCCAAATTCGTGGTGTTTGCCAAGATGAATGATGCACGGGAAGGCCGACTGCGCTGCTACTGCATGACTGATGACAAGGTTGACAAGACTTTAGAGCAGCATGAGAACTTCACTGAGGTGGCCCGCAGCAGGGACATTGAG GTAGTAGAGGGGATGCCTTTGCACGTTGAGCTCTCAGGGAACCTGGTGCCTGTCAAGAAGGCCACTCAGCCCCGCACCTTCCTCTTCCAGTCCTTCCGGGAGAATCGTCTTGTCATCCCCATCAAG GTTCGGGACAGCAGCCGGGAAGCCAGTGGCTCCCTGTCTTTCTTGCGCAAGGCCATGAAATATGAGGACCTCCAGCATGTGCTCTGCCACCTGAACATCAGCATACCGCCCTGCACCAAG GGGAGCGGCAGTGAGGAGCGGAGGAGGACGCTGACGCCGTTGTCTCTGCGGGAGCGGTACAGCATCCTAAGCGAGACCAGTTTCG gctCTCTGAGCAGCACGGACAAGGCAGACCAGAAGATGGTTGACATAGCAGAACAGCTGGGCCTCAGCTGGGCTG AGCTGGCACGTGAGCTGCAGTTTGGGGTGGATGACATCAACAGGATACGTGTGGAGAACCCCAACTCCCTGCTGGAGCAGAGCATAGCCTTACTCAACCTCTGGGTCAGCCGTGAGGGCAAGAGTGTCAGGA TCGAGAGTCTGTACACGGCACTGAGGAACATCGACCGCAGCGAGAttgtcaacacgctggagggcTCCAGCCGGCAGAGCCGCAGCCTGAAGGGCAGCTGGCGCTACACGGACAGAGACTACTCCCTCTCGCCGTCCCAGATGAATG GTTACGCTTCGCTGCAGGACGAGCTGCTGTCCCCCGCCTCCCTGCATTACACGCTGCCATCCCCGCTGCGTGCCGACCAGTACTGGAATGAGGTGGCCATCATGGATGCTATCCCCATGGCTGCCACCGAGCAGGATGCCCTGATGGAGATGTCCGACATGCAGGTGTGGTCCTCGGGGCTCACCCCCTCGCTGGTGACTGCTGAGGACTCCTCTCTGGAGTGCAGCAAGGCTGAGGACTCGGATGCCACAAGCGAAGGCCGGTTCCCGGGGCAGCTTCTAGCAGACACACATGGCCCAGACCACTTGGGCTCTATGGACCTGGTTGAGGATGACACAGTGGACTCAGATGCCATGAATGGCCTGATTGACCTTCTAGAGCAGGAGGAGGGGCAGAGGCCAGAGGGGAAGATGCCAGCCTGTGATCGCCAGCCAGAGACCGGGGAGCAGGACCCGGAGACTGAGgcttcttttgtttcagttcagCAGAAAGTGCAAGCCAGGATCACGACATCACCTACTGTTAGCCATGTCGTGGACAAGAGCGCAGACAG GACCTGA